The proteins below come from a single Acidobacteriota bacterium genomic window:
- a CDS encoding SDR family oxidoreductase translates to MAITTKVLVTGGAGFIGSNLADELIRQGARVNIIDNFTTGFRENLEEIKGDFEFIEGDINDDASVARAIEGVEVVFHEAALPSVPRSVEDPLETHRVCVNGTVNMLIKSRDAGVKRFVYAASSSAYGDQPVLPKVETMRPDPLSPYAAAKLTGELYCRAFNNVYGLETVSLRYFNVFGPRQNPASMYSGVISRFIDALMTDTAPVIFGDGEQSRDFTYIANVVDANIKAAQTTKGLGETMNAANGDRITLNELLEVLKKITGKTDAVADFQPARNGDVKDSQADNRRAVECFGYEQLVGLEEGLRNTIDWWKASRFAK, encoded by the coding sequence ATGGCAATCACAACAAAAGTCCTCGTAACTGGCGGAGCTGGATTCATTGGCTCTAACCTTGCCGACGAACTTATCCGGCAGGGTGCCCGAGTTAATATCATTGATAATTTCACGACCGGCTTTCGCGAAAATCTTGAAGAGATAAAGGGTGATTTTGAGTTCATCGAGGGTGACATAAACGACGATGCCTCAGTTGCCAGAGCCATTGAGGGCGTTGAGGTCGTTTTTCACGAGGCAGCTCTGCCGAGTGTTCCGCGTTCTGTCGAGGATCCTCTCGAAACCCATCGTGTCTGCGTGAACGGCACGGTCAATATGCTCATCAAATCACGCGATGCCGGAGTTAAGAGATTTGTTTATGCGGCTTCGAGTTCCGCCTATGGCGACCAGCCGGTGCTGCCAAAAGTTGAAACAATGCGGCCTGACCCGCTTTCTCCCTACGCCGCCGCAAAGCTGACCGGAGAGCTCTATTGCCGGGCATTTAACAACGTCTACGGCCTGGAGACGGTATCGCTGCGTTACTTTAACGTATTTGGCCCGCGTCAGAATCCGGCGTCTATGTATTCCGGCGTTATCTCGCGGTTCATCGACGCTCTGATGACCGACACTGCGCCTGTTATCTTCGGCGACGGCGAGCAGTCACGCGATTTCACCTACATTGCCAACGTCGTCGACGCGAACATCAAAGCCGCACAAACCACGAAAGGCCTCGGCGAAACCATGAACGCCGCGAACGGCGACCGGATAACGCTCAACGAATTACTCGAAGTATTAAAAAAGATCACCGGCAAAACTGATGCCGTTGCGGATTTTCAACCGGCTCGAAATGGCGATGTAAAGGATTCCCAGGCAGACAACCGCCGTGCCGTGGAGTGTTTCGGCTACGAACAACTCGTTGGCCTGGAAGAAGGGCTCAGAAATACGATCGATTGGTGGAAAGCAAGTAGATTCGCGAAGTGA
- a CDS encoding UDP-glucose/GDP-mannose dehydrogenase family protein yields the protein MHIAVIGTGYVGLVSGACFAEFGIDVTCVDVDTVKVENLNNGIIPIYEPGLDKIVEKNVAAGRLHFTTDIKSAVEQALVVFLAVGTPPQADGSPDMSYYRQAAKDVAEAINGYKVLVTKSTVPVGTGEWLRNFVSENLRVETDFGVASNPEFLREGAAIEDFMRPDRVVVGSNEARAIEVMKELYRPLYLIETPVVITSLEAAELIKYAANAFLATKITFINEIANLCDAIGCDVHDVARGMGMDNRIGRKFLHPGPGYGGSCFPKDTRALTTVADKFGVETRIVDAVVEANERQRDAMIPKIEKLVGDLSGKKIGVLGLSFKPETDDMRESPATDIINAMVARGAAVRAFDPVAMAEAKHYLPDIEYAVDEYDAIKGADALVIITEWNQFRALDMEKVKSLLASPKVADLRNIYEPSDMREMGFEYVGVGR from the coding sequence ATGCATATAGCAGTTATCGGCACGGGATATGTTGGATTGGTCTCGGGAGCCTGTTTCGCGGAATTCGGTATAGACGTTACATGCGTCGATGTGGACACGGTTAAGGTCGAAAACCTAAACAACGGAATTATCCCGATATACGAGCCCGGACTCGATAAGATCGTCGAAAAGAATGTTGCCGCCGGCCGACTCCATTTCACAACCGACATCAAGTCTGCGGTTGAGCAGGCTCTCGTGGTGTTTCTGGCGGTCGGCACGCCCCCGCAGGCTGATGGATCGCCGGATATGAGCTATTACCGCCAGGCGGCTAAAGATGTGGCCGAGGCTATAAACGGCTATAAGGTACTCGTTACAAAATCGACTGTACCGGTCGGCACCGGCGAATGGCTCAGGAACTTTGTCAGCGAAAATCTTCGAGTTGAAACGGACTTCGGCGTAGCATCAAATCCGGAGTTCCTTCGCGAAGGAGCAGCTATCGAAGATTTCATGCGGCCCGACCGCGTCGTCGTTGGCAGCAACGAGGCCCGAGCGATCGAGGTCATGAAGGAGCTTTATCGACCGCTCTATCTGATCGAGACCCCTGTCGTCATCACTTCCCTCGAGGCAGCCGAGCTTATCAAGTACGCTGCCAATGCCTTTCTCGCTACCAAGATCACGTTCATAAACGAGATCGCAAACCTCTGCGACGCCATCGGCTGCGACGTGCACGATGTCGCCCGGGGCATGGGAATGGACAACCGAATCGGACGAAAATTCCTCCATCCCGGCCCGGGATATGGCGGTTCCTGTTTTCCAAAGGATACCAGGGCACTTACCACTGTTGCCGATAAATTCGGCGTCGAGACCCGCATCGTCGATGCCGTGGTCGAGGCTAACGAGCGCCAGCGGGACGCGATGATCCCGAAGATCGAAAAGCTCGTTGGTGATCTCAGTGGAAAGAAGATCGGCGTCCTCGGCCTTTCATTCAAACCGGAAACTGACGACATGCGGGAATCACCGGCAACCGATATTATCAACGCAATGGTGGCCCGCGGTGCCGCTGTCAGAGCGTTTGACCCGGTCGCTATGGCCGAGGCAAAGCACTATCTGCCGGACATCGAATACGCGGTGGACGAATATGATGCGATCAAAGGAGCCGATGCTCTTGTGATCATCACCGAATGGAACCAATTTCGGGCTCTTGACATGGAAAAGGTAAAGTCCCTCCTCGCTTCCCCAAAGGTTGCTGATCTCCGTAACATTTACGAACCTTCAGACATGCGCGAGATGGGATTTGAATACGTCGGAGTCGGACGATAG
- a CDS encoding substrate-binding domain-containing protein, which yields MKFKILFILFAIALISACSGGPPKEKRMKIGFAMDTLKEERWQRDHDAFKEHCEKMNVECVITIADNKADKQANDVDNLLTQKVDALVIAPHDSTQAASMVEKAKAQGVPVISYDRLINSDKIDAYISHQVPVIGRKIAEYALQKAPKGNYVMVYGASTDNNAVIMKKEQLAVLQGAIDKKDITIVADNFMTDWRPDEALKMTENALTQNNDNIQAFVVSNDGMAGGVVSALEKKGLAGKILVTGQDAQLDALQRIAEGKQSMTVYKPIAPLANAAVEAAIKLAKKEKLDTKPFMNDALKKEIPAILLEVTTVDKANLMDTVIKDGWAKFEDVYKNVPEADRPKKAAN from the coding sequence ATGAAGTTCAAAATTCTGTTCATTCTATTTGCCATTGCTTTGATCAGCGCCTGTTCCGGTGGCCCGCCGAAGGAAAAGCGTATGAAGATCGGGTTCGCGATGGATACGCTCAAGGAAGAGCGATGGCAAAGGGATCATGACGCATTTAAGGAACATTGCGAAAAAATGAATGTCGAGTGTGTCATTACTATCGCTGACAACAAGGCTGACAAGCAGGCGAACGATGTTGACAATCTTTTAACCCAGAAGGTGGATGCCCTTGTGATCGCTCCGCACGATTCGACGCAAGCGGCCTCGATGGTTGAAAAGGCGAAGGCGCAGGGCGTTCCCGTTATCAGCTACGACCGTCTTATCAATTCGGACAAGATCGATGCATACATTTCGCATCAGGTGCCGGTCATTGGGCGAAAGATTGCGGAATACGCTTTGCAGAAAGCTCCTAAAGGTAACTATGTGATGGTTTACGGCGCGTCGACCGACAACAATGCCGTCATAATGAAGAAGGAGCAATTGGCTGTATTGCAGGGTGCGATCGACAAGAAGGACATAACGATCGTAGCCGACAACTTCATGACCGACTGGCGTCCGGATGAGGCTCTAAAAATGACGGAGAATGCGTTGACCCAGAATAACGACAACATTCAGGCGTTCGTGGTCTCAAATGACGGTATGGCCGGCGGTGTGGTATCGGCGCTTGAAAAGAAAGGGCTCGCCGGAAAGATCCTTGTAACCGGGCAAGACGCTCAGCTTGACGCTCTGCAGCGGATCGCCGAGGGCAAGCAGTCGATGACCGTTTACAAACCGATCGCTCCGCTTGCGAATGCTGCCGTTGAAGCTGCAATTAAACTCGCGAAAAAGGAAAAGCTCGACACAAAGCCTTTCATGAACGACGCACTCAAGAAAGAGATTCCGGCCATTCTGCTCGAAGTTACAACGGTCGATAAAGCGAATTTGATGGACACAGTTATCAAGGATGGCTGGGCTAAATTCGAAGACGTCTATAAAAATGTTCCCGAGGCTGATCGCCCCAAAAAAGCCGCAAACTAG
- a CDS encoding ROK family protein → MKTVVLAADLGGTNLRLAAVDSDGELLHLVKRPVPRDVKPTALIDQIREMADECRGRFEGESRDKLFSGVAFTAPAPVAKDFDGVLTKLPNLPSLVGMNLRSELEKMFNLPVIVENDATAAGIGEHWIGASRGLDNAICVTLGTGIGGGIIVNGEPIRGKDGIGGEIGHICVEPEGHPCGCGSHGCIEQYASATAIVRLARDSGMNVQTSKDVYDAYKAGDGMADAVFRSMGRYLGITLAGLANVLNPEMLVICGGVTEGWDAFAGHVESEIRLRAYAAAADRATLVKGELGDNAGIIGAARSAFLALANDQIR, encoded by the coding sequence ATGAAAACAGTCGTACTTGCCGCCGACCTCGGCGGCACAAATTTACGCCTAGCGGCTGTCGACAGCGACGGAGAACTGCTTCATCTTGTAAAACGTCCCGTTCCCCGGGACGTGAAGCCGACGGCGCTTATTGACCAGATCCGTGAAATGGCCGATGAGTGCCGCGGTCGATTTGAGGGCGAAAGTCGCGACAAGTTGTTTTCTGGCGTTGCGTTTACAGCACCGGCACCGGTCGCCAAAGATTTCGATGGAGTGCTGACAAAGCTGCCGAACCTTCCCAGCCTGGTCGGAATGAACCTTAGATCCGAATTGGAGAAGATGTTCAATCTTCCGGTCATCGTCGAAAACGACGCGACCGCTGCCGGGATCGGCGAGCACTGGATCGGAGCTTCGCGAGGGCTTGATAACGCCATCTGCGTGACGCTTGGCACGGGGATCGGCGGCGGGATCATCGTCAACGGCGAGCCGATCCGGGGAAAGGATGGTATCGGCGGCGAGATCGGACATATCTGCGTTGAGCCCGAGGGGCATCCGTGCGGATGTGGAAGTCATGGGTGCATCGAACAATATGCTTCAGCGACGGCCATCGTTCGACTTGCACGAGATAGTGGGATGAACGTTCAGACCTCCAAAGATGTTTACGACGCGTATAAGGCCGGGGATGGCATGGCCGACGCTGTGTTTCGTTCGATGGGCCGCTATCTCGGTATAACCCTCGCCGGGCTCGCGAATGTTCTAAACCCCGAAATGCTGGTTATTTGCGGTGGAGTGACGGAAGGATGGGATGCCTTCGCCGGTCATGTCGAATCTGAGATACGACTGCGTGCTTACGCTGCTGCGGCCGACCGAGCTACGCTCGTCAAGGGGGAGCTCGGCGATAATGCAGGTATCATCGGGGCAGCTCGTTCGGCGTTTCTTGCTCTGGCCAACGATCAGATTCGCTGA
- a CDS encoding carboxypeptidase regulatory-like domain-containing protein, producing the protein MRNSVISFFASSSRSLLALTLILAIGAASFGAWTVNAQGGRVIRCVNVSTQQGQQVIVEIQIDSQGNESSASFTVNFDPTKLSSPLATIGNGVPAGSALGTNQNQVGSGRLGILIDSTNTYAAGTRQMMTIRFNVAAGAPSGGSTVSFGSTPTFQSVSSASGALLTTTYQSGTVTIGTGGPTPTPTPTSTPTPTPNPTPTPTPTPNPTPTPTPNPTPTPTPNPTPTPTPNPTPTPTPNPTPTPTPNPTPTPTPNPTPTPTPNPTPTPTPNPTPTPTPNPTPTPTPNPTPTPTPTPSPTPNTPPGTNVFVQAPDSRANITFGTVFQTGNTTFTQIPGSSAGFPPNGYTLANEGLHFNVMTSAIFGGSHTVCIVAFGIDDPEDFARLRILHREGSQLIDRTILFPDAPAPLFATRQVCSRVDLPGDFYLAYGPTFMVSGRVLTPNGQGLRNAVVSITDSRGVRQMTTSSSFGAYVFANVRGGETYTISVSSRRYRFAARPIVVLSNLNDVDMIGLE; encoded by the coding sequence ATGAGAAATTCCGTTATATCGTTTTTCGCGTCGAGTAGTCGGTCACTACTAGCCTTAACTCTCATCCTTGCGATTGGAGCGGCAAGTTTTGGAGCTTGGACCGTTAATGCCCAGGGCGGACGAGTGATCAGGTGCGTGAATGTCAGTACCCAGCAGGGTCAGCAGGTCATCGTCGAGATCCAGATCGACTCTCAGGGCAATGAATCGTCAGCGAGTTTTACTGTGAATTTTGATCCGACAAAGTTGTCCAGCCCGCTCGCAACCATCGGAAACGGTGTTCCTGCCGGATCGGCTCTTGGGACGAACCAGAATCAGGTCGGCAGCGGACGTCTTGGAATACTGATCGACTCAACAAATACATATGCAGCCGGGACGCGGCAGATGATGACGATCCGCTTCAACGTGGCGGCAGGTGCTCCGTCAGGCGGCTCGACCGTGAGCTTTGGCAGTACTCCAACATTTCAGAGCGTCTCGAGTGCTTCGGGAGCATTGCTGACAACGACATATCAGTCTGGAACCGTAACGATCGGCACAGGCGGCCCGACACCAACGCCAACCCCAACGTCAACCCCGACGCCGACCCCAAATCCAACCCCAACTCCGACGCCGACCCCAAATCCAACCCCAACCCCGACGCCGAATCCAACTCCGACGCCGACGCCGAATCCAACCCCAACCCCGACGCCGAATCCAACTCCGACGCCGACCCCAAATCCAACCCCAACGCCTACGCCAAATCCAACCCCAACGCCTACGCCGAATCCAACTCCGACGCCGACCCCAAATCCAACTCCAACCCCGACGCCGAATCCAACTCCGACGCCGACCCCAAATCCGACTCCAACCCCGACTCCAAATCCGACGCCGACACCGACGCCAACTCCAAGTCCGACGCCAAATACACCTCCGGGAACGAATGTGTTTGTTCAGGCTCCAGACAGCAGAGCGAATATTACGTTTGGAACCGTTTTCCAGACCGGCAACACGACTTTCACGCAGATCCCGGGATCGTCAGCGGGCTTCCCGCCAAACGGCTATACATTGGCAAATGAAGGATTACATTTTAACGTGATGACGAGTGCAATTTTCGGTGGATCGCACACGGTTTGCATCGTCGCATTTGGCATTGACGACCCCGAGGATTTTGCCCGTTTGAGAATACTTCACCGTGAAGGCTCACAGTTGATCGACCGAACCATCCTTTTTCCGGATGCTCCAGCACCTCTTTTTGCGACGCGGCAAGTTTGCTCACGCGTTGATCTTCCAGGCGACTTCTATTTGGCCTACGGGCCGACATTTATGGTCTCAGGAAGAGTCCTCACGCCGAATGGTCAGGGACTTAGAAATGCAGTTGTTTCGATCACAGATTCGCGAGGTGTCAGGCAGATGACAACCAGCAGTTCATTCGGTGCTTACGTCTTTGCAAACGTCCGCGGCGGCGAGACCTACACGATCAGCGTCTCATCGCGGAGATATCGTTTTGCCGCCCGCCCAATAGTAGTACTGTCCAATCTCAACGATGTGGATATGATCGGACTAGAATGA
- a CDS encoding ribosome maturation factor RimP, whose protein sequence is MDKVSITQYVSGVAKKVADANAVELVNVETAGTKKDLVVRIFIDKEGGVTLEDCTIVSRGIEEFLDSEDVIPTRYVLEVSSPGIERELYSLADFVKFTGQLVKVKLKTEIDGQKTFIGEIAGVEGEKITIGDRTKGNVSFDYPEVTKANLKIDLSKEFGHK, encoded by the coding sequence ATGGATAAGGTTTCGATAACTCAGTACGTTAGCGGGGTTGCCAAAAAGGTTGCCGATGCGAATGCTGTCGAGCTTGTTAACGTCGAAACTGCGGGCACTAAAAAGGATCTGGTTGTCAGGATCTTCATTGACAAAGAAGGCGGGGTAACGCTGGAAGATTGCACGATCGTATCGCGCGGGATCGAGGAATTTCTTGATAGCGAAGATGTGATCCCGACACGGTACGTTTTAGAAGTATCGTCGCCGGGAATCGAACGGGAACTTTATTCGCTGGCGGATTTCGTCAAGTTTACGGGACAACTCGTAAAGGTAAAGTTAAAGACGGAGATCGACGGGCAAAAGACCTTCATTGGCGAGATCGCCGGTGTCGAAGGCGAGAAGATAACTATCGGTGACCGCACGAAGGGAAATGTGAGCTTTGATTACCCTGAGGTCACGAAGGCAAATTTGAAGATCGATCTCTCTAAAGAGTTTGGCCATAAGTAA
- the nusA gene encoding transcription termination/antitermination protein NusA: protein MTSSIGQSIEILCNEQGLDRDMIIEAMKDAVRAAARKQFKDKTGDSVVVEWNNEEGAIEISAQKTVVEVVEDPLAELSLEEAVELAGDEIEIGDMLLLPLPTEELGRIAAQTAKQILVQKVREAIREKVYDEYIDRKGELINGSVKRFERGDMIVDLGNNLEAIVPRREQSRGEMWNQGERIRVVIVDVSKEQKGQQIICSRASSELLKRLFEMEVPEIYDETVVIKSAVREPGDRAKIAVTSNEKDVDPVGACVGMKGSRVQAIIKELRGEKIDIIEWSDEPSVFAANALSPAKVSQVRITNIESRLMEVIVGEDQLSLAIGKKGQNVRLATRLVGWEIKIVSEELLKKEIAQKMGKMMASGQAVPITALEGVTTSQAETLASKGIADVEALAAASVDDLVDYLDISLDAAEAIKAAANSIVSAKNAAIGGGEEGEAAEETAETEAVAGGDEQAEVEEAAADETDTEAVAEETETASDETEK, encoded by the coding sequence ATGACATCATCCATCGGACAAAGTATAGAGATACTGTGCAACGAGCAGGGTCTGGATCGCGATATGATCATCGAGGCCATGAAGGACGCTGTTCGTGCGGCAGCCCGCAAGCAGTTCAAGGACAAAACGGGTGATAGCGTCGTTGTGGAATGGAACAACGAGGAAGGTGCGATCGAGATCTCGGCTCAGAAGACGGTAGTCGAGGTTGTTGAAGATCCGCTTGCCGAACTTTCGCTTGAGGAAGCGGTCGAACTTGCCGGCGACGAGATCGAGATCGGCGACATGCTGCTCTTGCCGCTTCCGACTGAGGAATTGGGCCGTATCGCTGCTCAGACCGCAAAACAGATATTGGTTCAAAAGGTCCGCGAAGCGATCCGCGAAAAGGTTTACGACGAATATATCGACCGCAAGGGTGAGTTGATCAACGGTTCGGTCAAGCGCTTCGAACGCGGCGACATGATCGTCGATCTGGGAAATAATCTCGAAGCTATCGTTCCACGTCGCGAGCAGTCACGCGGCGAAATGTGGAATCAGGGCGAACGTATCCGCGTTGTCATTGTTGATGTTTCGAAGGAACAGAAAGGCCAGCAGATCATTTGTTCGCGAGCTTCGTCGGAATTGCTCAAGCGTTTGTTTGAGATGGAAGTACCTGAAATTTACGACGAGACGGTTGTGATCAAATCGGCAGTTCGCGAACCTGGCGACCGCGCAAAGATCGCTGTTACTTCTAATGAAAAAGACGTCGATCCGGTTGGAGCCTGCGTTGGTATGAAGGGGTCGCGTGTTCAGGCGATCATCAAAGAACTTCGCGGAGAGAAGATCGACATTATCGAATGGTCCGATGAGCCCTCGGTGTTTGCGGCGAATGCATTGTCGCCGGCAAAGGTTTCGCAGGTTCGCATTACCAATATCGAAAGCCGCTTGATGGAAGTTATCGTCGGCGAAGATCAGCTGAGCCTCGCTATCGGTAAGAAAGGACAGAACGTCCGTCTTGCAACGCGATTGGTTGGCTGGGAGATAAAGATCGTTAGTGAAGAGCTGCTGAAGAAAGAGATCGCTCAGAAAATGGGCAAAATGATGGCTTCGGGCCAGGCAGTTCCGATCACGGCCCTGGAAGGTGTTACGACATCTCAGGCAGAAACTTTGGCATCGAAGGGTATCGCGGACGTCGAGGCGCTAGCCGCGGCATCGGTTGATGATCTGGTCGATTATCTCGATATCAGTCTCGATGCCGCTGAAGCGATCAAGGCGGCTGCAAATTCGATCGTCAGTGCCAAAAACGCTGCGATCGGCGGTGGAGAAGAGGGTGAAGCTGCTGAGGAAACTGCTGAAACTGAAGCGGTGGCAGGCGGCGATGAACAGGCAGAAGTGGAAGAAGCAGCAGCCGATGAGACGGATACGGAAGCCGTCGCGGAAGAAACGGAAACTGCTTCGGATGAAACCGAGAAATAG
- the infB gene encoding translation initiation factor IF-2 gives MAIGKSIRIYDLAREVKQDTKRVMEDLRREGADVSVASNSVPFEIAEKVRSKYFPKTETAPKRAIKVIKAAAKPVEAPVEMAETEAQAEATPVETPREVPAVEAAPAKAEPVTAPTAPPSVKKLSKKIVAEPEPEVEVPAGVEEAPAPPTTVVRRVVKPKAVEPAIETSVSEESTESVDTAPEAEEAPAVVEAPAEPVAGPSGTTVKRLTLSPDALKKGIKPGDRLVSTAPTKTGSLVTPARGPDGRPIQFRGTPGENAAPQMTYTPPADNRRRPGRGGGRKNDKTGRFAERDVDAPQKRSIEERVMDQVGAVEGGNLRSVRLTEGATIREFAEALGITPRDIVQLLIKKGVFATLNQPIGEKMAKELALGFGFDVSFVPFEEMVIEQEFEELIAADADDTEFTRAPVITVMGHVDHGKTSLLDAIRSANVAEGEAGGITQHIGAYSVMVPNSDNPDVPRRVVFLDTPGHEAFTMMRARGAKATDIVILVVAADDGVMPQTIEAVEHSKAAGVPIIVAINKIDKPGANVDNVKNGLAGLGLQPTEWGGETEMVEVSAKQRKNLDTLLETVLLQADILDLKASPTRRASGVVLEAKLDKGRGAVATALVQQGTLRVGDPFIVGQFSGKIRAMFSDRGTAVTEAEPSTPVEILGLQGVPQAGDTFQVVADVERAQDIAQQRQMHARQAAMLKTTKRGIESLGMAEIKELLVILKADVQGSVEVLKGTLEKLSTEKVKVRVIRAGVGAIAESDVLLASATQADDASTAVVIVGFNVRPEARVADIAKKEDVDIRLHSIIYKVEEEITAAMIGMLDAIEKETILGKALVLETFKVSKIGTIAGCRVTEGLIRRQAKARLIRDGVVMWDGDIAALKRFKDDTNEVKQGFECGISLVNFNDIKIDDEIEAFVIEKIAATEL, from the coding sequence ATGGCGATTGGAAAGAGCATTAGAATCTACGATCTTGCACGCGAAGTGAAACAGGACACGAAGCGCGTCATGGAAGATCTGCGACGTGAGGGCGCGGACGTGAGCGTCGCGTCAAATTCCGTTCCGTTTGAGATCGCCGAAAAGGTCCGAAGCAAGTATTTCCCCAAAACAGAGACCGCGCCTAAGCGAGCGATCAAGGTCATCAAGGCCGCCGCAAAGCCTGTTGAGGCTCCGGTTGAAATGGCTGAAACCGAGGCTCAGGCCGAGGCAACGCCAGTTGAGACTCCGCGAGAAGTACCTGCGGTTGAGGCTGCTCCTGCCAAAGCGGAACCGGTAACGGCTCCGACCGCACCTCCGTCGGTCAAGAAACTCTCTAAAAAGATCGTCGCGGAACCTGAACCGGAGGTTGAGGTTCCCGCAGGTGTTGAGGAAGCCCCGGCTCCCCCAACAACGGTAGTCCGCCGGGTCGTTAAGCCCAAAGCTGTGGAGCCAGCGATCGAAACCTCGGTCAGCGAGGAATCTACGGAGTCGGTGGATACTGCCCCGGAGGCCGAAGAAGCTCCGGCGGTAGTTGAAGCACCGGCAGAACCAGTCGCCGGCCCAAGCGGAACGACCGTAAAGAGGCTGACCCTCAGCCCTGATGCTCTTAAGAAGGGAATCAAACCTGGCGATCGGCTTGTAAGCACTGCACCGACCAAGACCGGCAGCCTGGTTACGCCGGCTCGCGGTCCTGACGGTCGTCCGATCCAGTTCCGCGGAACGCCCGGAGAGAATGCAGCCCCGCAGATGACGTATACGCCGCCAGCGGACAACCGGCGCCGTCCGGGTCGCGGTGGTGGTCGCAAAAACGACAAAACAGGTAGGTTTGCCGAGCGTGATGTCGATGCTCCGCAGAAGCGGTCGATCGAAGAACGCGTGATGGATCAGGTCGGTGCGGTCGAGGGCGGAAATCTGCGATCCGTTCGTTTGACCGAAGGAGCTACAATTCGCGAGTTTGCAGAGGCACTTGGAATTACTCCCCGCGACATCGTGCAGCTTCTTATCAAAAAAGGTGTATTTGCGACCCTGAATCAGCCCATCGGTGAGAAGATGGCGAAAGAACTGGCTCTCGGATTCGGATTCGATGTCAGCTTCGTTCCATTTGAAGAAATGGTCATCGAACAGGAATTCGAAGAACTGATCGCAGCCGATGCTGACGATACCGAATTTACGCGGGCTCCGGTCATTACCGTCATGGGCCACGTCGATCACGGTAAGACATCACTCCTCGACGCGATCCGCTCGGCCAATGTAGCTGAGGGCGAAGCCGGCGGCATCACACAGCACATTGGTGCCTACAGCGTAATGGTCCCGAATTCGGATAATCCGGACGTACCCCGTCGCGTTGTGTTCCTTGATACTCCGGGCCACGAAGCATTTACCATGATGCGTGCCCGCGGTGCCAAGGCAACCGACATAGTAATTCTCGTTGTTGCGGCGGACGATGGCGTCATGCCGCAGACTATCGAAGCTGTTGAACATTCGAAAGCCGCCGGAGTTCCGATCATCGTTGCTATCAATAAGATCGACAAACCCGGTGCGAATGTCGATAACGTTAAGAACGGTTTGGCCGGACTTGGCCTGCAGCCGACAGAATGGGGCGGCGAAACGGAAATGGTCGAGGTTTCTGCTAAGCAGCGGAAGAACCTTGATACGTTACTTGAGACGGTTCTGCTCCAGGCAGATATTCTTGATCTCAAGGCCAGTCCGACGCGTCGTGCGTCCGGCGTTGTTCTTGAAGCCAAATTGGATAAAGGACGCGGTGCGGTTGCTACCGCGCTTGTTCAGCAGGGAACCCTGCGAGTTGGCGATCCGTTCATTGTCGGCCAATTTTCAGGTAAGATCCGTGCGATGTTCTCAGATCGAGGTACTGCGGTGACTGAGGCTGAACCCTCTACACCGGTCGAGATCCTTGGCTTGCAGGGCGTACCGCAGGCGGGTGATACCTTCCAGGTAGTTGCCGACGTAGAGCGAGCTCAGGACATTGCCCAGCAGCGTCAGATGCACGCTCGCCAGGCAGCAATGCTCAAGACGACCAAACGCGGCATCGAATCGCTCGGCATGGCCGAGATCAAGGAACTCCTTGTCATTCTCAAGGCCGACGTGCAAGGTTCGGTCGAGGTGCTTAAGGGAACGCTCGAAAAACTTTCGACTGAAAAGGTCAAGGTTCGCGTTATTCGTGCGGGAGTTGGTGCGATCGCGGAATCCGACGTACTGCTGGCTTCGGCTACGCAGGCTGACGATGCTTCGACGGCGGTCGTGATCGTTGGATTTAACGTTCGCCCTGAGGCTCGCGTTGCTGACATCGCCAAGAAAGAAGACGTCGATATCCGGCTTCACTCCATCATTTACAAGGTTGAAGAGGAGATCACCGCGGCCATGATCGGCATGCTCGATGCGATCGAGAAAGAGACGATCCTGGGCAAGGCTCTCGTACTCGAAACGTTCAAGGTTTCGAAGATCGGTACAATTGCCGGTTGCCGTGTCACGGAAGGCCTTATTCGCCGTCAGGCAAAGGCACGACTTATCCGCGACGGCGTGGTCATGTGGGATGGCGATATTGCCGCACTCAAACGATTCAAAGACGACACGAACGAGGTCAAGCAGGGCTTTGAGTGTGGTATTAGCCTCGTTAATTTCAACGATATTAAGATCGACGACGAGATCGAGGCATTTGTGATCGAGAAGATAGCGGCGACGGAGTTGTAA